From Phormidium ambiguum IAM M-71, a single genomic window includes:
- a CDS encoding RidA family protein: MSKREVIIPKGMEVLYEKYHYCPGIKINNTLYISGQVGRDENMQVVQGVEPQFVQAFENVKKVLTAAGATFDDVVEMVTYHVTGQPPVSPGEQQNFTIPHLQLFMQVKDRYFTNNFPTWTGFGITALSTPGLIVEIKCTAVFLD, encoded by the coding sequence ATGTCTAAGCGCGAAGTGATTATCCCTAAAGGAATGGAAGTTTTGTATGAAAAGTACCATTATTGTCCGGGAATCAAAATTAATAATACATTATACATTTCCGGGCAAGTAGGTAGGGATGAAAATATGCAAGTTGTCCAGGGAGTTGAACCGCAATTTGTCCAAGCTTTTGAGAATGTAAAAAAGGTGTTGACGGCGGCAGGTGCAACTTTTGATGATGTGGTAGAAATGGTTACTTATCATGTTACTGGACAACCACCTGTTTCGCCTGGGGAACAACAAAATTTTACGATTCCCCATTTGCAATTGTTTATGCAGGTGAAGGATAGATATTTTACTAACAATTTTCCGACTTGGACTGGTTTTGGGATTACTGCTTTGTCTACTCCTGGGTTGATTGTGGAAATTAAATGTACTGCGGTTTTTTTAGATTAA